In Clupea harengus chromosome 25, Ch_v2.0.2, whole genome shotgun sequence, one genomic interval encodes:
- the LOC105891305 gene encoding SH3-containing GRB2-like protein 3-interacting protein 1 — MMEGLKKRTRKAFGFRKKERDNDSTGSPDKEKSKKTNGAPNGFYGEIDWDRYTSPDVDDEGFSIRPGDQSEDILFNCAFATLDTRRTVVFVCAWLNGNWKKKSSLSLSLSLSLSHNSLYAVYVGVYTDPSNLLDQSTRALKAKAVSSSESEGEEDHLKKFKIRIKPLPSDSSSCSVPTMDELKASVGTLAISPSPLGQMRRNVSCEEIARPRRSTPTPTPGPEPDTPSKRSSENTNAFFGPPLEASFDTFEAQHLEVFTVEPDFWCQTRIQPPSPLARPFPSGAPPPLPPKNVPPTPPERPSSSVGSSGYYSVVPSVRADSSAYSDILLSEAQVASPIPDLDNVFGPPDTPKPVEDTFQSGWASFAGGSPTRPPPPDEPAPPPPFFSPPPDSPPRPVYASFPPPDSPSRPVYTSIPPPDSPPRPVYTSFPPPDSPPSLHASFPPPDSPPRPGYASFPPPDSPPRPGYASFPPPDSPLSPVRASIPPPDSPPPSPPCVSPAPDSAPSSPLGPPPEAPAPPLPAAFIQEESSPDFPPPLPQQQEEEEEEEDDDEVEEEVKELSMGFSSPCLLPPLPAERSPLAGAPLPLLLRRTPEPVLGFLREAGPVFIASPREFSPGLRGTPPPLPPLTYRSVVSSPAPGSRPSSPARPGTPQSGSPVPPLPPRPSSRPKLQPGKTSVGDLSRSFSPPVHSWSPPPFAPLARAESTSSISSVTSLSAASTPTLCLPVSTCSRGPSPLTMGPQDTLPVAAAFTETVSAYFKGADPSKCVVKISGEMVLSFPAGITRHFASHPSPPVLTFSITHYTRLEQVLPNPQLLCCDTTEPSADTKEFWVNMPNLMSHLRKVADQRPQATYYNVDMLKYQVAAEGIQSTPLNLAVSWRGDATSTDLRIDYKYNMEAMPVPVPLTNIHFMVPVDGGVAKLQAMLPPATWNPEQQEMLWKIPELSQKSENGGVGALLGRFALTKGPSKPSRLVVQFSSEGATLSGSNFQLAGTGYRLSLVKKRFCAGKYLADN; from the exons ATGATGGAAG GACTGAAAAAGCGCACCAGGAAGGCATTTGGTttcaggaagaaagagagagacaatgactCAAC ggGCTCACCTGACAAAGAGAAATCT AAAAAGACCAACGGAGCTCCGAACGGATTCTATGGCGAGATTGATTGGGATCGCTAT ACCTCCCCTGATGTGGATGATGAAGGATTCAGCATCAGACCAGGGGACCAATCAGAAGATATCCTTTTTAATTGTGCTTTTGCTACGCTGGATACTCGCAGGAcagttgtctttgtttgtgcttgGCTTAATG ggaactggaaaaaaaagagt tctctctctctctctctctctctctctctctctcataattcTTTATATGCCGTGTATGTTGGTGTATATACAGATCCCAGTAACCTCCTTGACCAATCCACACGTGCTCTTAAAGCCAAGGCCGTCTCCTCCAGTGAGtctgagggggaggaggaccACCTGAAGAAGTTTAAGATCAGGATCAAGCCCCTGCCCTCCGACAGCTCCAGCTGCTCCGTGCCCACCATGGATGAGCTAAAGGCTTCGGTGGGCACCTTGGCAatctcaccctcacccctg GGTCAAATGAGAAGAAATGTCTCAT GCGAAGAGATAGCCAGACCCAGAcgctccacacccacacctacgCCGGGTCCTGAACCAGACACACCCAG CAAAAGATCATCAGAGAATACCAATGCTTTCTTCGGTCCACCATTGGAAGCCAGCTTTGACACTTTTGAAGCACAGCACTTGGAAG TGTTCACTGTGGAGCCAGACTTCTGGTGTCAGACAAGAATTCAACCACCCTCACCGTTGGCCAGACCTTTTCCCTCCGGAG ctcctcctcctcttcctccgaaGAACGTTCCACCAACGCCTCCCGAACGACCCTCCAGTTCTGTCGGGTCCTCAG GTTACTACAGCGTGGTGCCAAGCGTAAGGGCTGACAGCTCTGCGTACTCGGACATCTTGCTGTCAGAGGCTCAAGTGGCGTCTCCCATCCCTGACCTGGACAACGTCTTTGGTCCCCCCGACACCCCGAAGCCTGTCGAGGACACATTTCAGTCAGGCTGGGCCAGCTTCGCCGGGGGTTCCCCCACCCGACCCCCACCTCCCGACGAGCCAGCGCCTCcgcctcctttcttctccccgCCCCCCGACTCCCCTCCCCGTCCGGTATACGCCTCCTTCCCACCTCCAGACTCCCCTTCCCGTCCGGTATacacctccatccctcctccagACTCCCCTCCTCGTCCGGTATacacctccttccctcctcccgactcccctccctccctccacgcCTCCTTCCCACCCCCCGACTCCCCTCCCCGTCCGGGCTACGCCTCCTTCCCACCCCCTGACTCCCCTCCCCGTCCGGGCTACGCCTCCTTCCCACCCCCcgactcccctctctctccggtCCGcgcctccatccctcctccagactcgccccctccatctcctccgtGCGTCTCCCCTGCCCCAGACTCGGCCCCCAGCAGCCCTCTGGGCCCCCCTCCTGAGGCCCCGGCTCCTCCGCTGCCCGCCGCCTTCATCCAGGAGGAGTCTTCCCCTGATTTTCCACCACCACTCCCtcaacagcaggaggaggaggaggaggaggaagatgatgacgaggtggaggaggaggtgaaggagctCTCAATGGGCTTCTCCTCGCCATGCCTGCTTCCTCCTCTACCCGCGGAGCGCTCCCCCCTGGCGGGGgcccccctgcccctgctcctccGGCGGACCCCGGAGCCAGTGTTGGGCTTCCTGAGGGAGGCGGGGCCTGTGTTCATCGCTTCGCCCAGAGAGTTTAGCCCAGGACTACGGGGAACCCCGCCCCCTCTGCCGCCACTCACCTACAGGAGCGTGGTGTCCTCTCCAGCACcagggagca GGCCCTCCTCTCCAGCCCGCCCTGGCACCCCCCAGTCTGGCAGCCCcgtcccccccctcccaccacgGCCTTCATCACGACCCAAACTACAGCCTGGGAAGACCAGCGTCGGTGACCTG TCCCGGTCGTTCAGTCCTCCGGTGCACTCCTGGAGCCCCCCGCCCTTCGCCCCGCTGGCCCGAGCCGAGagcacctcctccatctcctccgtCACCTCTCTGAGCGccgcctccacccccaccctctgcctgcctgtctcca catgCTCTAGAGGGCCCAGTCCCCTCACCATGGGCCCCCAGGATACCCTGCCTGTGGCTGCTGCCTTCACAGAGACCGTCAGCGCTTACTTCAAAGGAGCTGACCCGAGCAA gtgtgtggtgaagatcagtgggGAGATGGTGCTCTCCTTCCCCGCTGGAATCACCCGTCACTTCGCCTCGCATCCGTCTCCACCTGTGCTCACCTTCAGCATCACACACTACACCCGCCTGGAGCAGGTCCTGCCCAACCCTCAGCTGCTCTGCtg TGACACAACGGAACCCAGTGCCGACACAAAGGAATTCTGGGTGAACATGCCGAACCTGATGAGCCACTTAAGGAAAGTGGCCGATCAGAGACCTCAAGCAACATACTATAATGTGGACATGCTCAAATACCAG GTGGCAGCAGAGGGCATCCAGTCCACCCCACTTAACCTGGCAGTTAGCTGGCGGGGTGATGCCACCAGCACCGACCTCAGGATAGACTACAAGTACAACATGGAGGCTATGCCTGTTCCTGTGCCCCTTACGAACATCCACTTCATGGTGCCTGTGGACGGTGGCGTTGCCAAACTCCAAGCCATGCTTCCACCTGCTACTTG